A stretch of DNA from Natrinema halophilum:
TCAGACGAGCATCCGTCCCGGTACTGACGCTCAGGCCAGACGGCGACGCGCCGACGTATCCGTACCGTCGCGTTCTGGTACCGACCGATGGAAGCGAGTGTGCGCGCGAGGCACTCACGATCGGCACGGACGTCGCCAACGCCGAGAACGCTGCGCTGCATCTCCTTTCTGCCATCGCCACCGTGAGTCTCGGCGTCGACGTCCGGAGTGATATCCAGATGTCGATGCTGGAGGAAACCGCGAACGAGATTCTCGCGGACGCGGCAGCTTACGCGGCGGCCGCCGGCGTCGAACCTGTCGCCGAGACGGTCGAATATGGACCGTCGATCCAGCGAGCGATCCGTTCGTACGTCGAGGGCCACGATATCGATCTGGTCGTCGTCGGCACGCACGGCCGAACGGGTCTCGATCGATACCTCCTCGGAAGCGTCACGGAACACCTCGTTCGGACGGCTTCGATTCCGGTGTTGACGGTCCGAAACACGTCGTCGGAGTAGCGACCGATGCAGGACGATCCGGGTGTTCCCCGCGAACCATCCGTTCGAATCCGCTCAAGCAGTCGTTCTTCGTGAGCACGAACTTACTACCTCGATTCGGCCGTGTATCGATTCTAATCGGGCCGATAACTCCAGAGAATCTACCCTTTCACTAACTATCGGTGATAACAAAACGTAACTAGGTTGTGAATAGTTATACAAGATTTAATATTTCAGCCGATGCTACCCGGCACAAATGGCCCGTTCGAACGGACAGACGGATCAGCCACGAACCATCTTGGTCGTGGAGGACAATCCGGGCGATGCGAGACTTATACGGGAGGTGTACGACGCGCTGGATCTCACCGAAAGACTTCGCATCGTCTCGACCGGGTCCGACGCACTCGACTTCGTAAACCAGCGTGACGAGTACGCCGACGCTCCAGAGACGGACCTCGTTATCCTCGATTGGCACCTTCCGGACATGGGCGGGAGTGACATTTTGGAAGAACTGAACGCCGACCCCGCCCACAATCACATTCCCGTTATCGTCTCGACCGGACAGCTTGCCGAACAGGAAGTTCGCAAGGTATATGAAAAAAACGCGAATGCCTGCATCACGAAACCGAACGGGCCCGACGAACTCAAGGAGATCATTCTATCGATCGAGGCGTTCTGGGTGTCAACGGCCAGGCTTCCAACTGTTGACGACGGTAACCGGTAACGTGAGGGAATCGTCGTGAGGCGACGGAACTGACCAGGGTTCGAACTGCTCCCGAGAACGTGCTCGCTTTGCTCGTGGACCATCGGTCGACTTCAAATCAGACCGATTTCTCCGAAAAGAGATCGTTTCAATTCATCAATCCGGGTGGTTCCGTCATTACTCCCTCACATCACCCTCGATTGATGGCTAGTGGTTCTTGAGTTCTCGCAGGGAAGCAACCGGGTGGGAGATTTGCTTACTGACCGATCGCATCTTCCGATGTATTTTATCCCTTTTCGCACCAACGTGTTAGATACGGCCTTCCGGCACTGGCTGTATTTCGGTGGATTCGTAATTACTGGCATCCTGCTGGTCGGCGCAGCGTTGATGGGGATCGTAGATGGATTATCAGCACTCTCCAGCGGTGTCCCAGCCAGTGAGGAATTCATTCTGTTACCAGTGCTTGGAGCAGCGGCTGAATAGGATCTGATCGTATTCGTCCTCGGAGACATTGCAGCGATATTTCTCGCTGCGACGATTGTCTCTGTTCTCCGGATTGGGTCACTCCCTCGTGACGATAGGCTGGTTTCGATCGTTGAGGGACTCCAACGGGAATACCCGTTTTTCCGCCGGTTCGATGTCTCCGAAACGGTCGAACCAACGACCGAAGATCGGCGACAGCAACTCAAGAAGCAGTACGTCGAAGGCGAGTTCGGCGACGCCGAATTTGAACGGAGGATGGAACAGTGAGTGGATGATACCGACTCGACGAACAGGTCGGGGTCTGAAGCGGGGAAGACGACCAAAATTGACGAGAGCCCAGGATAACTCGTTGGTCTCTACGTACTTGAGACTCGAGGTCGCCCGTCTGAGTCTGGTCTGAGAATCGGACGCGGCACCCAAGGTGCAACAAACACTGTGATATTCCTGGAATGTTCCTGGCAGGTATTGGCCCGATTTCTCGAGTCGTGCGAGAGACACAGCGCGAATGGAGCATGAGTTGACACCCACCCAGAGGACAGTCCAATTGCTCAGTATCGATGAAAAGTGAATAAGACGCTCGGTCCGTGGATTTTTGCCTAAAACAGTTGTTTGAGTTTGCGAGACACTTATCTGGATATCTAATCAGCGTCTTGATGTGAACCGACGTACACTCATCAAGTTGCTCGGTGCAATCGGTAGTGTTGGGGTTGTCGCAGTCGGCATCGATACTGCCTTCGCAACGTCATCAACGGTGGAGGGAACGGTTGAAGCCAAGTCGATTACAGGTCGCGGCGGTGACGAGAGTCATACGGTCTTAGCACACGAAGGGACACTGAATATTGACGACGCTGAGTACCGCGACGCGTTCTCAGACTGGCAGAATGTCACAGTTGATGATGCTCTTGCCCGCCGGTTTGAGAACGACTACGAGACGGTCTACTACAATCTTCACGTCAACCACGAGACAGCAAACAAAAAGCAGAGCATACCGGCGGGTGAATCGCTGGCCTACCGAACTGACCGACCGGTGTTCAACAGCGTGCAGGTCGGCGACTCGGTGCAATTTAAATCATCCGGCGCAGACGTACCGCGCATAGACTCTCTCGAATGACTCGGCGAGGTTGGATGACGATTTCAGACCACCGTAGTTGAACTACCTGTCCAATTTGCATCTCTACTGAAGGACTGATTCATCGGCTTTGGATGAAGACAACCAAAGCCGTCGAGTGGAATTACCTCTGTAGGTAGCACGTCGTTTCTGACAGTGTGTGCGCAGAATTGGCAGCCGCTGCTGGTTAGAACATGCGAATGTGGCACCGACTGAGAGCGACTTAAGAGGATGTTGACAATCAGTCCAGGTGAAGAAGTAACCGGAGAAGCAGGCACCATCAGTCCTCTCGCATAATTGCTAATCGAAACGACTCGAACGACTGAATTACCTCGACGAAGTCGCCGGTGTCAACCGGTTTTTCGAGGACTGCATCTTCATCCGAATCATGATCGAGATCTCGAGATTCGATCAATCTTTCGTCCACTCCGGTCAGGACGATCACCGGGACATGATCCAACTCGGGATGGTGTTTGATTTCGTGTAGAACGTCTTCACCTCCAACTTTTGGCAGGTTCAGGTCTAGCAGTACAATGTCCGGTCGAGGAGCGTCCTCGTACTCTCCACGTTGATGGATGAAATCGAGCGCTGCTCGGCCATCGGTGACGGTGCGAAGCGGGTTCGTGATGTTGCCGTCCGAGAACGCTTCTTCGATGAGGCGAACATCACCAGGATTGTCTTCTACTAGCAGTATTATCGCCTCTGGTGACCCGGTGCCCATACTGTGACAGTCTTGGGTAACGGGTATAAGAAGTTCGGTGGGGCCCTTTCTGAGAAATGTCTCAAATGTGCAGTATTGACAACCTTACAATTGTTTTTTCGTTAACATATCTGCTGAACAACTCGGTCAGTAGATCCCTGATGAAACAAACAAAGCTCTCGTGCCGAGTTCATCCGCTGTATCCAGCACGCTATTTGTAACAGTGGTCGGATGAACCGCCTCGGAGTCAAGTGGTTCGAGAGAGCAAAGCTCCCTCGTCACTAAGCGGGATCTTCGATCCCGCGAGGTCCAAAAAGAGCTTGGCAGCTCTTTTGCGGATCACGGAAAACCGAAGGGCTTCCGAACGACCCCGAGGCACCCGGCCTGATCCGCCTCTAGATCGCAGAGCCGTCGCTGAATAGAACGAGTGTATTCAACAGATCAACTGCTCAGTTGGGGGCAACCGGTTACTACAGGCCGTTCAGATATCGGATTCCCTTCCAACTGGGAGCGTGAACGAGAACGTCGCACCCTCCCCGGGTTCGGACTCGACCCAGGTCTTGCCGTCGTGGCGTTCGACGATCCGCTCGCAGAGCGCGAGGCCGATGCCCATCCCATCGTACTCCTCGCGGCTGTGGAGTCGGTCGAAGATCGTGAATACCCGCTCGTGGTCGGCTGGATCGATGCCGATTCCCTCGTCTTCGACCGAGATCACACACTTTCCGCCTCGGCGCTCGGCGCTGACGTAGACCCGCGGGGACTCGTCGCCGCTGTAGGTGATGGCGTTGCCCAGCAGGTTCTGGAACAATTGCCGGAGTTGACTACTGTCACCTTCGACGCACGGGAGGTCGTCGGCCGTGATCTCGGCATCGCTCTCTTCGATCTGCAATTGGAGGTCCGCGAGCACGTCGTCATGCACGGCATTCAGGTCAATCGGTTCGAACGGATCGCCCCGCGTCTCGATCCGCGAGTACTCGAGTAAGGCATCAATCATATCCCGCATCCGCTCGGACCCGTCGACAGCATAGGCGAGGAACTCCTCGCCGTCCTCGTCGAAGGCGTCGCTGTAGCGCTTCTCGAGCAACTGCAGGTAGCTGGTGACCATCCGCAAGGGTTCCTGGAGGTCGTGTGACGCGGCATATGCGAACTGTTCGAGGCGTTCGTTGGACTCCTTGAGTTTTTGTTCGTATTTTTTCCGTTCGGTGATATCAGTCTGGACGACAACCCCACGATTGAGCTACCCACGACTGCAGTCGTGGGATTCAGCGTGGACTCCCGTTCTGGCCTCCGTTGCGGCAGGAGAATAGCCTCCGTTCACGTTCATCATCCCACTGTTCAAGCGCACGCCCAAGGGTACGCCTCCATCGCCTGCATTTTGCCTGCGACGGAGATACCGTAAACCGATGTTCTTCGCAGCGTTGTAGTCCGCGTGATTCTCGTACTCACACTTCAGACACTCGAAGCCCTCACCATCACGGTTATCGGGATGGGTGAATCCGCAGTGCGAGCATCGCCGTGACGTGTTCTCGGGGTCAACCTGCTCAACCTTGATGCCGTGTTCCGCTGCCTTGTACTCGACGTACTCGTAGAGACGGTCGAACGCCCATTTGTGCCCCCACGACGCACCAGTCCGTTCACGGATGTCAGTCAAGTCCTCGAAGGCGATGACCGTACACTCGTTCTCACGAGCTTCAGCGACGAGTTCGTTGCTGATGCGGTAGAGCATCAGCTTGAACCGCCCTTCCTCTTTCCGTCCAACGGCCTGTATGTTCTCGTGTGCCCAGTGCGTCCCGCACTGTTGGAGCGAGCCACGTCGTTTCTCGTACTCTTGTCGCCAGTGGTCGAACTCGTCGCCCGTCCAGAATGTGCCCGTCGAAGCGACAGCGAGGTTGTTCACGCCGAGGTCAACCCCGAGAACCGTTCCGTTCTCAGGTGTTGCCTTCTCCGACGTGTCAGACTCTCCTTCCTTCTTGCAATGGATGTGAAGTACCCAGCTGCCGTCGCGGTAGTGCAATTCCGCACCCGTGGTTTCGTACTCGTCTGAAAACAGGTATTCGGAGTGCGGTGTGTCACTGTCCTCGTCGGGTAGCACGTAGTCAGCTTCGATTCGACCGTCTGTGGTGGCGAGGCTCACGTACTCGTCGTGGAACGTCGCGGTGCGCTTGTCGTAGACGACGTGCGGACTGGTGAACGTTGGTTTGCTGGCTTTCTTCCCGTTCTTCCAGCGTGCCACGACACTTTTGCAGGCTTCCGCTGCTTTGTTCCTCGCTGCTTGGACGAGGCCGCCGTTGAACCCGTCCGTTTTCTCGCGCACCTCGTCGTAGGTTTCGTCGTCCAGCGTCGTCTTGCTGGTGGTGACGTACTCGCCTTTGAAGGCGTGGTCTACGACGTATTGAGCCGACCAGAGGAACGTATTAACGGTGTCTTCGAGGAGTACGGCGTCATCACTGTCCACGTCGAGTGCAACGGGGACGGTACGCCGTACGTCCATATCTTATATGTAAGACTGGTGTTTCTTAAACAGTGGGGAGTCGGCTTGCTACTGTAGCGTGGTTTGATTCAGCAGTGACGGATTCATCCCACGGCTAAAGCCGTGGGTTTTCTCCTGTATCTCTATAACGAGTTGAGGAGAATAACGGAGGTGCTGCAGTGGCTCTGTTATTCATCGAGTTCGCGATATGATCTGGACAATAGGATCACGTGTAGTGTTACGTAAGCCGAAGGTCGATTTACCGTTCACAGCAGCTGACCGAGTAAACAACAAGAGAAGCCGTGAAGTGGTGGAAGTGCGCTGGCTGGGATTTGAACCACGCCCAGACGGTCACCTCGCTTCGCTCGGTGCTGCGACTGGTCTGATTCAAACCCAGATTCGATTTCTGTCGCTCCCGAAGTTGGTCGCGACAGAAATGCGCTGGCTGGGATTTGAACCCAGGTTGTGACCATGGCAAGGTCACGTGATACCACTACACTACCAGCGCCCCGTTGCACTCATATCTACTCCCGGAGGGATGTATAAGGGTTGCGAATCAACCCGGCATCGACATGCTGGAGCATGGCGATTCTCGGAGAGGGCGACCGGCGACTCGACGTCAGAAGTGGCAATAAGTTCCGGTTTCTCGCAGTGGTCGACGGCGATCGGTAGTCGATCGAGAGTGTGTGTCCGTTCGGCACGAATTCGCGAGTGTGAGGCGTTCACAGCCGGAATCGAATCCGCTATTCTTTTAAGACCCTCTCCGCAATAGATCGCTACAGTCTAGTGACGCGGCGCCGAAGCGTTTCGGCATGACCGTCAGCGTACTCGTGCCGTCGTCGCTCACCCGGGAAGCCGAGGACAAACGCGAGGCAACTCGCAAACTCGGATACGTCGCCCGCGCGGCGACTATTTTCCGGGCCGATCGTCTGGTCGTCTATCCCGATCGGGACGGCGAAACCGGACGATTCGACGGCGGGTTCGTAAACACCGTCTTGCGGTACGCCGCAACGCCCCCGTACCTTCGCAACGAGGTCTGGGGGATGCGGGACGAACTGGAGTACGCGGGCGTCTTGCCGCCGCTCCGCGCGGTGTCACAGACCGGCTCCGAATCGAACGGTTCGGGGTCGTTAAGACAAGGGATCGTGACCGAGGTCGGACCTGAAGGGCGCGTCCGGGTCAATTGCGGCATGCAACACCCGATCTCCCTCAACGTACCGCCGAAAATGGCGGTCGAGGAGGGAGAGCGCGTGACCGTCAGGATCTCTTCGCGACGACCGGTCCGGGCGAAGCTCGAGGCCGTCCCCCTTCCGGGGCTCACAATCGAGCAGACGGACCTGCAGGCAGCACTCGGCCGTGAGGACGCTGGCGTCCGTATCGCGGCCTCCCGATTCGGTGCAGAACTTACCGTCGGGCGGCTCGAGACGCTGGCCGGACGCGTCGACCGTGACGGGATGACCGTCGCGTTCGGCGCGCCCGAGAGAGGGCTGCCGGCTATCCTCGGAATCGAGGCATCTGCCGTCGGCGCTGCACAGGACGCAGCCGGCGACGGGGATGACGGAGTCGAACCCACTGCCGATCCGGGGTTCGACCTCTGGCTAAACACGGTTCCGGATCAGGGAAGCGAGGTCGTGCGAACGGAGGAGGCTCTGTTCGCGACCCTCGCTCCCCTCTCACTGAGAGAGTGATAGAATGCCACAAGCAAATAGACCACGCAAAGGCTCACTCGGGTTCGGCCCACGGAAGCGCGCCTCATCGGAGATTCCGCGCTTTAATTCGTGGCCGGACGACGACGGACAGCCGACGCTGCAGGGCTTCGCGGGCTACAAGGCCGGCATGTCCCACGTCGTTATGGTCGACGATCAAGCGAATTCGCCGACCGAGGGGATGGAACAGACCGTTCCCGTAACGATCGTGGAGACGCCGCCGATGCGCGCCGTTGCACTGCGAGCGTACGAAGACACGCCGTACGGTATGAAGCCGATAACCGAGGTCTGGACCGACGAGTTCGTTCCCGAACTCGATCGCGTCCTCGACCTTCCCGGTGACGATTACGACGACGACGCTGCCGCAGACGAACTCCGCGGCCTCGCGGAGGAGGGCCGCGTCGACGACGTACGCGTCATCACCCACACGGTTCCGGGGGACGTTCCCTCGGTGCCAAAGAAGAAACCTGACGTGATGGAGACGCGCGTCGGCGGCGGTTCCGTCGACGAACGCGTCGACTTCGCCCTCGACACGGTCGAGAACGGCGGCGAGCACGTAATGAACGACGTGTTCCGCGCCGGCGAGTACGTCGACGCAAGCGGCGTCACGAAAGGGAAAGGGACCCAGGGTCCCGTCAAGCGATGGGGCGTCCAGAAACGCAAGGGCAAACACGCCCGGCAGGGCTGGCGTCGCCGCATCGGCAACCTCGGCCCCTGGAACCCGAGCCGCGTCCGCTCTACGGTCCCCCAACAGGGTCAGACCGGTTACCACCAGCGGACGGAATTGAACAAGCGCCTCGTCGACATCGGCGACGGCGCCGACGCGACGGTCGACGGCGGCTTCGTCAACTACGGCGAAGTCGACGGGCCGCACGCGCTGATCAAGGGCTCGCTGCCCGGGCCGGAAAAGCGCCTCGTGCGCTTCCGCCCGGCGATCCGACCCGGAGGACAGCCGCGCCTCGACCCAGAGGTGCGCTACGTCTCCACCGCATCCAACCAGGGATAAATCATGGACGCAACAGTACGCGACCTGGACGGCGACGACGCGGGCTCGGTCGAGCTCCCGGCGGTCTTCGAGACC
This window harbors:
- a CDS encoding response regulator, whose protein sequence is MGTGSPEAIILLVEDNPGDVRLIEEAFSDGNITNPLRTVTDGRAALDFIHQRGEYEDAPRPDIVLLDLNLPKVGGEDVLHEIKHHPELDHVPVIVLTGVDERLIESRDLDHDSDEDAVLEKPVDTGDFVEVIQSFESFRLAIMRED
- a CDS encoding 50S ribosomal protein L3 → MPQANRPRKGSLGFGPRKRASSEIPRFNSWPDDDGQPTLQGFAGYKAGMSHVVMVDDQANSPTEGMEQTVPVTIVETPPMRAVALRAYEDTPYGMKPITEVWTDEFVPELDRVLDLPGDDYDDDAAADELRGLAEEGRVDDVRVITHTVPGDVPSVPKKKPDVMETRVGGGSVDERVDFALDTVENGGEHVMNDVFRAGEYVDASGVTKGKGTQGPVKRWGVQKRKGKHARQGWRRRIGNLGPWNPSRVRSTVPQQGQTGYHQRTELNKRLVDIGDGADATVDGGFVNYGEVDGPHALIKGSLPGPEKRLVRFRPAIRPGGQPRLDPEVRYVSTASNQG
- a CDS encoding response regulator; its protein translation is MARSNGQTDQPRTILVVEDNPGDARLIREVYDALDLTERLRIVSTGSDALDFVNQRDEYADAPETDLVILDWHLPDMGGSDILEELNADPAHNHIPVIVSTGQLAEQEVRKVYEKNANACITKPNGPDELKEIILSIEAFWVSTARLPTVDDGNR
- a CDS encoding putative RNA uridine N3 methyltransferase, which codes for MTVSVLVPSSLTREAEDKREATRKLGYVARAATIFRADRLVVYPDRDGETGRFDGGFVNTVLRYAATPPYLRNEVWGMRDELEYAGVLPPLRAVSQTGSESNGSGSLRQGIVTEVGPEGRVRVNCGMQHPISLNVPPKMAVEEGERVTVRISSRRPVRAKLEAVPLPGLTIEQTDLQAALGREDAGVRIAASRFGAELTVGRLETLAGRVDRDGMTVAFGAPERGLPAILGIEASAVGAAQDAAGDGDDGVEPTADPGFDLWLNTVPDQGSEVVRTEEALFATLAPLSLRE
- a CDS encoding RNA-guided endonuclease InsQ/TnpB family protein, with translation MDVRRTVPVALDVDSDDAVLLEDTVNTFLWSAQYVVDHAFKGEYVTTSKTTLDDETYDEVREKTDGFNGGLVQAARNKAAEACKSVVARWKNGKKASKPTFTSPHVVYDKRTATFHDEYVSLATTDGRIEADYVLPDEDSDTPHSEYLFSDEYETTGAELHYRDGSWVLHIHCKKEGESDTSEKATPENGTVLGVDLGVNNLAVASTGTFWTGDEFDHWRQEYEKRRGSLQQCGTHWAHENIQAVGRKEEGRFKLMLYRISNELVAEARENECTVIAFEDLTDIRERTGASWGHKWAFDRLYEYVEYKAAEHGIKVEQVDPENTSRRCSHCGFTHPDNRDGEGFECLKCEYENHADYNAAKNIGLRYLRRRQNAGDGGVPLGVRLNSGMMNVNGGYSPAATEARTGVHAESHDCSRG
- a CDS encoding universal stress protein; this translates as MFTEILFPTDGSQGASAAFDHVLDIAAAHESTVHVLNVANTTRDSVLQIQGEIVDGLERQGERLVAETADQAQERGVNAVTAVHQGEPYSTICEYAESSDIDLIVMPTHGRQGLKRFLLGSTTERVVRRASVPVLTLRPDGDAPTYPYRRVLVPTDGSECAREALTIGTDVANAENAALHLLSAIATVSLGVDVRSDIQMSMLEETANEILADAAAYAAAAGVEPVAETVEYGPSIQRAIRSYVEGHDIDLVVVGTHGRTGLDRYLLGSVTEHLVRTASIPVLTVRNTSSE